In the genome of Euleptes europaea isolate rEulEur1 chromosome 7, rEulEur1.hap1, whole genome shotgun sequence, one region contains:
- the NINL gene encoding ninein-like protein, translated as MEEEENKYESQLKDVYDSCDTTGTGYLDKEELTELCHKLHLERQLPLLLETLLGNNHLARVNFDEFKEGFVTILSSSIDLGVSDDESSYLEPVVSNEVKPKYINGAKCYGRRTRPEFQGTKLEPPKYLQEQQAKANIKGQLRRSASLESVESLKSDEDAESTKEPLHGLFEGQGPVCPWDDDGYGGPRASGAYFDMTENQVRDIWEDLGIGNSGYLDKQELAIVCKNIGLKELEKEELEELFNKLDSDGDGRVSFKEFHLGLFSHSPVPCPVSSTPLKPKWQRSQSCQIFKDGHRSTTPSFLSGSVGLNLFSSIDDGSSFASPEQVVSIWAQEGVENCKEILKSLNFSMEEKVNLLELSMVLEDELMTSKSGIQQAAVASCRYELHYLEAQVEQISLERDKARIDLEKAEKRNLQVFKEVDDHHSAMECRNQSKLKDLEQDYRGKLTVMKSEVEMERELLLDQVNHQRSKLEADIKSLQGEESVLREKLTLVIKENSRLQSEVAEAAQKLSESEKQVLKLQKDLDFMLKDKLGMLDPHSTEFFDQEERFAAIIKEYELQCRELRDNNDELQMEVEKLHSQLQESNRHNLAWHKMKASKPGATLLPDNVRSRVTDNGQREGQLHGHEHVPVTGQSGASDTCSVSIEMELLVEELKDQHQDLKIHLETKVNYYEREIELMKINFEKERKDIEHGFKVEISELEEQKSDLEEMNVKCQEVIDGLKEQLQKLAPVQELEKRFEKEMSEMEQYYAKEISNLGQRLAQETDRLQDEMKRRHETEIHLMRIELHRVLEDNSLLKNKVGRLQQQVEDADEANKKHQKHIDELKIEKEKARSEMEELNQLNKQYKEELFQLSARTGQLSHKLSELSINNKADQNTIHLLNQRFAELESEKEHEAAVAKQLQEASAELAKEHLQQQLAWQGEKALLEQELKVSREKARQSQELEAELERLTQECRMLRLTKAQLSEELEECRDQLSEANTSLSLAQTQYVQELQTLRSQVERSVPKACHAELQNRLAGEKETVRQLQRELNFQAQQMRQQLATHQEDHAKSCRLMEENMEELEMNMKNVQIMLQEKVSQLKEQLEKNAKSNLLLKDLYVENAQLMKALQVLEQRQKSTEKKNFILEEKISSLNKIIREITLASQ; from the exons TTGTTTCAAATGAAGTGAAGCCCAAATATATCAATGGAGCCAAGTGTTATGGCCGCCGGACAAGGCCGGAATTCCAGGGCACCAAGTTGGAACCCCCCAAATATTTACAAGAACAGCAAGCAAAGGCAAATATTAAAGGCCAGTTGAGACGCTCAGCATCCTTGGAGAGTGTGGAG AGCCTTAAATCAGACGAAGATGCTGAAAGCACTAAAGAACCACTGCATGGGCTGTTTGAGGGTCAAG GCCCAGTGTGCCCCTGGGATGATGATGGTTATGGTGGCCCCAGAGCCTCTGGCGCTTATTTTGATATGACTGAGAATCAGGTTCGGGACATCTGGGAAGACCTTGGAATAGGAAACAGTGGGTACCTTGACAAGCAAGAGCTGGCTATTGTTTGTAAGAACATTGGACTCAAAGAGCTGGAAAAAGAG GAACTTGAAGAGCTATTTAATAAATTGGATAGTGATGGAGATGGCAGAGTAAGTTTTAAGGAATTCCACCTTGGTTTGTTCAGCCACAGCCCCGTTCCTTGTCCAGTGTCTTCTACACCTCTCAAACCAAAATGGCAAAGGTCTCAAAGCTGTCAG ATTTTCAAAGATGGGCATAGAAGCACAACTCCATCTTTCTTATCTGGCTCTGTGGGCTTGAATCTTTTCTCCAGCATTGATGATGGTAGCAGCTTTGCAAGCCCTGAGCAGGTTGTCTCCATCTGGGCCCAGGAAGGTGTTGAAAACTGCAAAGAGATCCTTAAG AGTCTGAATTTCAGCATGGAGGAGAAGGTGAACCTATTGGAACTGTCTATGGTCCTTGAGGATGAACTAATGACTTCCAAGAGTGGAATTCAACAAGCAGCTGTTGCCTCCTGTAGATATGAACTTCACTATTTAGA AGCTCAAGTGGAACAGATCTCCTTGGAGAGAGACAAAGCGAGAATCGATTTGGAAAAGGCAGAGAAGCGAAACTTGCAAGTTTTTAAAGAGGTGGATGATCACCATAGTGCCATGGAGTGCCGGAATCAGAGTAAACTCAA AGATCTTGAGCAAGATTACAGAGGAAAACTGACTGTTATGAAGTCTGAAGTAGAGATGGAGAGGGAGTTGCTCTTGGATCAAGTGAACCATCAGAGATCCAAGTTGGAAGCCGATATAAAATCTCTTCAAGGGGAAGAGTCTGTCCTGAGGGAAAAGCTGACGTTGGTGATAAAG GAAAACAGTCGCTTACAAAGTGAAGTTGCAGAAGCAGCTCAAAAGCTTTCTGAATCTGAGAAACAAGTACTGAAACTACAGAAGGATCTTGATTTCATGTTGAAAGACAAG TTGGGAATGCTGGATCCACACAGCACAGAGTTCTTTGATCAAGAAGAACGTTTTGCTGCGATCATTAAAGAATATGAGCTACAGTGTCGG GAATTGCGTGACAATAACGATGAATTACAAATGGAGGTGGAAAAACTGCATTCCCAGCTTCAGGAAAGCAACAGGCATAATCTGGCCTGGCATAAAATGAAGGCCAGCAAACCAGGAGCAACGCTTCTCCCTGACAATGTGAGAAGTAGAGTAACAG ACAATGGACAAAGAGAAGGTCAGCTCCATGGACATGAGCATGTGCCAGTTACAGGCCAAAGTG GTGCATCTGATACCTGTTCAGTAAGTATAGAAATGGAGCTCCTGGTAGAAGAACTGAAGGACCAGCATCAAGATCTGAAAATACACCTGGAAACCAAG GTCAATTACTATGAAAGGGAAATAGAGTTAATGAAAATAAACtttgagaaggaaaggaaagacatTGAACATGGCTTCAAGGTGGAGATTAGTGAACTGGAGGAACAAAAAAGCGATCTGGAAGAGATGAATGTGAAATGCCAAGAGGTAATTGATGGCTTGAAAGAGCAGCTTCAGAAACTAGCACCAGTCCAAGAACTTGAGAAGAGGTTTGAGAAGGAGATGTCAGAGATGGAACAGTACTATGCCAAAGAAATTTCCAACTTAGGACAGAGGCTGGCCCAGGAAACAGACCGATTGCAAGATGAAATGAAAAGGAGGCACGAGACTGAGATACATCTAATGAG AATTGAGCTCCACCGGGTGTTAGAAGACAACAGTCTGCTAAAGAATAAAGTGGGAAGACTTCAGCAACAAGTAGAGGATGCTGATGAGGCAAATAAAAAGCACCA AAAACACATTGATGAACTGAAGATAGAAAAAGAGAAGGCCAGGAGTGAAATGGAAGAATTAAATCAATTG AACAAGCAGTACAAAGAAGAGCTCTTCCAGTTAAGTGCCAGGACTGGTCAGCTGAGCCACAAACTCTCTGAACTAAGCATCAATAATAAGGCCGATCAGAACACAATCCATCTATTGAATCAGAGGTTTGCTGAGCTGGAGAGTGAAAAAGAGCACGAAGCTGCAGTTGCCAAGCAACTTCAAGAGGCCTCGGCTGAATTGGCCAAGGAGCATCTCCAGCAACAGTTGGCATGGCAGGGagagaaggccctgctggaacaaGAGCTAAAGGTCTCTAGAGAAAAG GCCAGGCAATCTCAAGAACTGGAGGCTGAATTGGAGCGTTTGACCCAGGAATGTCGGATGCTGAGACTGACAAAGGCACAGCTGAGCGAGGAGTTGGAAGAATGCCGTGATCAG CTGTCAGAAGCCAACACAAGCTTAAGCCTGGCACAGACTCAGTATGTGCAGGAGCTGCAGACGTTAAGAAGCCAGGTGGAAAGGTCTGTGCCCAAAGCCTGCCATGCTGAGCTCCAAAACAGGCTGGCAGGAGAAAAGGAAACGGTGAGGCAGTTGCAGAGAGAGCTGAACTTCCAGGCACAGCAGATGAGACAGCAGTTAGCCACACATCAG GAAGACCATGCAAAATCCTGTAGATTAATGGAGGAAAATATGGAGGAGCTGGAGATGAACATGAAGAATGTGCAAATTATGCTTCAGGAAAAAGTGTCCCAACTCAAGGAGCAG CTTGAAAAAAATGCTAAGTCTAATTTGTTGCTGAAAGACCTCTATGTAGAAAATGCCCAGCTGATGAAAGCTTTACAGGTTTTGGAGCAGAGGCAGAAGAGCACAGAAAAGAAGAACTTCATCCTGGAGGAAAAAATCTCATCCCTGAACAAAATAATTAGAGAAATCACTCTGGCATCACAATGA